The Dehalococcoidia bacterium genome includes the window GCCACTTGCTCCTGGGGGACGCCGTGAGGAAGGGGGTCGGGCAGGGAGACGCCCTTCAGCCGGGGGGCCACCTGCCCGTCCCCCGCCAGGCCCCGTAGGATGTCCAGCAGCAGGGAGGCCTCTTGCCCCGGGTGTGGCTGTAGCCACACGCTGGCGAAATCGCACAGCTCTCCCCAGCGAGGGGAGACCACCACTAGGCGGGCGCCTTTCCTCACCACTGCATCCTTGGCCCGCAGGGCGGCCACATTGTGGGTGGACTCCAGGTCATCGGCCACCACCAGGAGGGTGCGGGCTTGGGCCAGAAGGCCCAGAGAGGCAGGGAGGACGGGGGTGCCGAAGGTCTCCTGTAGGGCCTGGGAAGCGGCCCTGGCCACTGGGCCTAGGCTGGAATCGATGTGGGGGCTGCCCACCACCCCCCGCGCCAGCTTGGTCAGCAGGTAGCTCTCCTCGTTGGTCATGAAAGGAGAGCCTAGAAAGGCGATGGCCTCAGGCCCGTGGGCCTGGCGCACCTGCAGGAGGCGCCGTGCTGTCAGCTCCAGCGCCTCCTCCCATGATGTCTCCCGCCGCACCCCGTTATCCAGGATGAGGGGACGGTGTAGGCGCTGCTGGGGGCGGACGAAGTCGTAGTGGAAGCGGCCCCGCACGCACAGCTGGTCTCCACTGACGGGGTTGCCCGTCGGGTCGGGCTTAACGATGACGATGCGCCCCCCTCTGACGCCGGCGTAGACGGAGCAGCCCACGGCACACCAGGTGCAGGTGGTGGGCACCCACCGCTCTACCTGGGCAGCCGCCCACTTGTTAGGGCGCTCCATAAGGGTGGCAGTGGGGCAGACATCGATGCAGGAGCCGCAGAAATCGCAGTTGGACTCGTGCACCGGGCCCCCAGCCCCGAACTGGATGCGGGTCTGGAAGCCCCGACCGGCCAGAGCGATAGCCCCAGTATGCCGGATCTCGTCACACACCCGCACGCAGCGGGTGCAGATGATGCACATCTGGGGGTCGAACTCCAGGAAGGGGTTGCCCCGGTCCGGCGGGGGCTGCAGTAGGGTGTAGTAGGTGCGCTCCTCTCCTTCCCACGGCTCATAGCCGGCCATTCTGAGCATCTCGCAGGTCGTCTGCAGCTCGCACCGGTAGTTCTTGGAGCAGGTGAGGCAGCGGTGGGTGACCACATTGTCCCGCAGGCAGGTGTCGCCGGGCATGCACTTGACCTCGCGGTGACAGGTGAGGCAGCGGTCGGAGTGGTAGGAAAGGATGAGGGAGAGGACGGCCTGCCTGGTGCGCAGGACCTCCGGCGTGTTGGTGCGCACCACCATCCCATCGGCCACCTTGGTGGTGCAAGCCAGCTGCAGGCCCCGCATCCCTTCGATCTCCACCAGGCAGGTGCGACAGCCAGCGTACGGGGGGAGGCCGTCGACATAGCAGAGGTTGGAGATCCAGATGCCGGCGTTTTTGATGACCTCCACCAGGGGGGCGCCGTCAGGCGCTTCTACCTCTTGCCCATCGATAACGACCTTAGCCATAGCGCTACTCTCGGCGGGAGGCCATCCTGCCTATGGCCAGGGGCAAGGGCCCGCCACCCAGGCCTACCTCCGGATGATAGGTGCCAGTGCCCCTGGCCGGACGGCCCATGTGCAAGGGCCGCTCCTCGGGCCTGGGGGCCTTCTCGCCATTGGGGTAAGTCCAATCGTGGGTGCGCAGGTACTCCTGGGCCATGGCCGTGAGGGCCTCCTTGTCCCGGTAGAGGGCGTTGAAGTCATAGGTAGCGTCGTCGTAGGGGCCGCCAGCCTGGATGGCCTGATAGGGGCAGGCCTCCACGCACAGGCCACAGAACATGCAGAGGCGAAAGTCGATCTCGTAGCGCACCACCCTAAGGGTGCCATCGCGCTCGGGGGAGGTCTCCACTAGGATGCAGCCGTCGGGGCATGCCTGGGCACATGTGGAGCAGCCGGTGCACCGCTCCTCAAACCAGAGGAGGTTGGTGCGCGCCCCTGGGGGGATGGGTCGCCGCTCCTCCGGATACTGGAAGGTGAAGGGGGGACGGAACAGGTGCCTGATGGTCAGGAGCATGCCCTTCAGTATACCCAGCCCAAACATGGTCCCCCTCCGGGGGTCTAGGGGAGATCTTACACCCCGGGCTTGCTAAATTCAACGAAGGCCCTTCTCAGGCGGCGGGCAGGACATACTCCCCGCCCACGGGCATGTGGGTGGGGACACGATGAGTCTGAACTCCCTTGGTCTCCCAGAAGATCTCGGCGATGCGCTGTACTGACCGCACCAGCTCCTCCGCTGCCTCTTTATTGACCTCCTGTTTGGTCTTGGAGGCCAGCTTGATGGTGTTCCAGAAGATGTTGTGCAGGTCGGGGTATTTCTCCAGGTGCTCGGGCTTGAAGTAATCGTGCCAGAGGATGTCCAGCTCCCTCTTTACCAGCTCCGAGTGCTGCTCCTTGATGGCGACGTAGCGGGAGAGGGAGTTCTGGTAGCGGTCCAACTCCTCCTTGCTGGCATCGGGGCCAGGCTTGGGGAGCTGTTCGATGAGCTGGTGCATACGTAGCACCGTCATGGCCGCGATCTGGGCTGGCAGAGGGTCGTATATGCCGCAAGGGATGTCGCAGTGGGCGTGCGCCCGCAAGACCCGAATCATGCTCCGCCCTCCTTTCTGAGTTATATGCCTTCTAAGATACTGTACTACAGGTCACGGGGGAGGCCAATGGTGTGCGCCTCTTGGCCTTAGTGCAAGTGCGCGGCTGGAGCATGTATCCCCTTCTGCGCCACGGGCAGTGGGTGGTGGTGGAGAGCATCACCTATCGCTTTCGCCCGCCGCGGCGAGGAGAGGTGGTGATGGCCCATCTGGGCGGTAGGGAGGTGTTGAAGATGGTAGCTGCCCTGCCAGGGGAGACGGTGGCCGTGGCGGAGGGACGAGTGTGGGTGGAGGGGCAACCCCTGGAGTGGACGGGCGCCCAGGGCCCGGCCCCCCCCGGCCACCCCCTTCCCACCGGAAGCTACTTCCTCCTCAGCCTGGCCGCCGACGTAGGGGTGGACAGCCGCCAGCAGGGGGCGGTGGCGCGGCGCGACCTGCTGGGGCGGGCCTGCCTTGTGCTGTGGCCACCGCGCCTGCTGCCCTAGGCCCGGCGCAGCTCTCAGTACCCGGGTCTGGGCAAGGCGCCAGGGGGTGGCATGGGTGTCTGGGGGACGAGGGGCTCCAGGCCCAGGGCCTTCTCCAGCCACGCCCTAACGAAGGCCGCGTTACCAACCTCTTCGGGCAGGAGGTAAAGGCCAGTGGTGACCTGGGCGCAGTTCTTCTCGTAGGGCGTGGTCTCGCAGAGCCCCTCCTGGATGAAGGTGCGAAAGTCTTCCCAGCCAATGACGTGGGCTGCCAGCTCCTCCCTGGGGACGATGAAGACGAAGAGACGGTAGGGGCTGGGCTCTTCCACCACGGAGCCCCAATAGGCGATGTCGAAGCCCTCCAGGGACTTGGGTCCCTGGAAAACCACCCCTGGCTTCAACACCACCGGCTCCTGGGGGCAGCCGCTGTCCACCACCGGCGGCGCTACGTCCAACCCCCCTGACCGCCATGAGGGGTGCTTTGCTGTCTCGCGCAGGGCCGCTTCCACCGCCTCACGGGCCCGCCCCTGGTCGACGGCCACCCGCACCACCTGCACGCAGATGCGCAGGCGGTCACGGTTGGGGCTGACGAGGGCACCAGGGCGCAACGGCTCCGGCTCCTCCGGCCCTCCCTGACCTCTGGCAGCCACCACTGCCCCGGCCGCCCCGGCCGCGACTAGAGCTATCGCTAAGAGGAATGCCGCCGCCCACCCAGGTCTAGTAACAAAAGGGTTCCGACCCATCTTTACCTACACCTTGTTACACCTTTTAGGGACAGCCTACCCATGGGCAGTTGTATACTAGCGTCTCCACGCTGTAGCGGTCGTAGAAGCTGGGCCACTCCCTGTCGATACTGCAAGCGTAATACCTAGAATGCATGACACTGTCAGGGCAGGTGCCATTGCCGTCAGCCAAGCCCAGGACGTGCCCCGTCTCATGGTTGACGACGTGATGATACAGGGCCACGCTGCC containing:
- the lepB gene encoding signal peptidase I, which encodes MRLLALVQVRGWSMYPLLRHGQWVVVESITYRFRPPRRGEVVMAHLGGREVLKMVAALPGETVAVAEGRVWVEGQPLEWTGAQGPAPPGHPLPTGSYFLLSLAADVGVDSRQQGAVARRDLLGRACLVLWPPRLLP
- a CDS encoding molybdopterin-dependent oxidoreductase; protein product: MAKVVIDGQEVEAPDGAPLVEVIKNAGIWISNLCYVDGLPPYAGCRTCLVEIEGMRGLQLACTTKVADGMVVRTNTPEVLRTRQAVLSLILSYHSDRCLTCHREVKCMPGDTCLRDNVVTHRCLTCSKNYRCELQTTCEMLRMAGYEPWEGEERTYYTLLQPPPDRGNPFLEFDPQMCIICTRCVRVCDEIRHTGAIALAGRGFQTRIQFGAGGPVHESNCDFCGSCIDVCPTATLMERPNKWAAAQVERWVPTTCTWCAVGCSVYAGVRGGRIVIVKPDPTGNPVSGDQLCVRGRFHYDFVRPQQRLHRPLILDNGVRRETSWEEALELTARRLLQVRQAHGPEAIAFLGSPFMTNEESYLLTKLARGVVGSPHIDSSLGPVARAASQALQETFGTPVLPASLGLLAQARTLLVVADDLESTHNVAALRAKDAVVRKGARLVVVSPRWGELCDFASVWLQPHPGQEASLLLDILRGLAGDGQVAPRLKGVSLPDPLPHGVPQEQVAQAVALLREAISQEAWRPLCLLYALPHVGPGNARATTSALAALAMATLGEEAPSHLIVLPQEANVWGMLDMGVSPSHLPGPHPLQEAKAVERVWGMPLAAQEGMGFWEMVRQAGGKLRALVVAGDNPLFFAPARTQVREALARLEFLCVIDSIDTDTAALAHVVLPEAGPYAKEGTFTSGDRRILRLHAAATPAGEARPAWAILQEVALRLARHIPLGEVRLAYTSPAEVMDEIAQLSPFYRRATYMEMENGAQQDFSLLAPSFRFPSLALYPSEQGTGHILMVGRGLFTSYEAAALGLEDADRLHREEHLELNPRDAAVLGVGPGQMVVVSNERGEIRLPARITEAVAPGTVFIPLYWNKAAALSLLSPEQASCVVHLRKA
- the sodN gene encoding superoxide dismutase, Ni: MIRVLRAHAHCDIPCGIYDPLPAQIAAMTVLRMHQLIEQLPKPGPDASKEELDRYQNSLSRYVAIKEQHSELVKRELDILWHDYFKPEHLEKYPDLHNIFWNTIKLASKTKQEVNKEAAEELVRSVQRIAEIFWETKGVQTHRVPTHMPVGGEYVLPAA
- a CDS encoding NADH-quinone oxidoreductase subunit I, which codes for MFGLGILKGMLLTIRHLFRPPFTFQYPEERRPIPPGARTNLLWFEERCTGCSTCAQACPDGCILVETSPERDGTLRVVRYEIDFRLCMFCGLCVEACPYQAIQAGGPYDDATYDFNALYRDKEALTAMAQEYLRTHDWTYPNGEKAPRPEERPLHMGRPARGTGTYHPEVGLGGGPLPLAIGRMASRRE